ttcaatcacatatttctttcctgatttatatgtgataagacacatatatttctcattcccttcattcattgtttgagtatcatacccatgggaatatatatcattaaaactcaacaaattttttttcgattctggtgaatataaagcatcattgatcaaaaattttgtaccattgggtaacaaaaattgtgctttaccacatcctttaatcaagtctacaggacctgatattgtattcaccgttgtttttgttggttttagttccaagaaatatcttttatctcggaggatagtgtgcgttgtaccactatcgggtatgcaaacttcagctttgctcatagcattttccatatttgaacttcaaaaaaatatgcaatgaaataaaattactgaaaatacatatgtaaatataacacatatcataattatacaataaaacattattacatgaatacatgaaaaatcaattattgtacatttatattctaccattaaattgttcattttcagagaaatcattgagaaaatctgtagcatcaaaattgttcatttctatcccaccaacatgttgatcatttccagagaaatcattcataaaatcaccagcatcaagatgagttgaatcactcaaacggtcactgcgttcagtgaagttggtctccttttctttcccctttaatgaatctttataaagtttacaaaggtgctcaggggctcgacaaactttggaccaatgtcctggagtaccacatctgtaacaagaactttcatatctttttgagtgattctcattaacacttgtattctcatgatgtcttttctgtggatggtttgggacgttcttttgagatgagttataaaaataactatctctattattttcaaaaccacggccgtgtccacgaccacgaccaattccacgtccacgtccacgtccacgacatcgacctcgaccaaaaccttgtctttgaaattgattttggtttccaggtatAAATTCaattttacttacagcatttacttctggaaatgctgttgatccagtgggtcgggactgatgatttctcattaatagctcgttgttctttttcgccacaagaagacaggcgatgagctcagaatatctcgcaaatccacgtactctatattgttgctgtagagtaatatttgatgcatgaaatgtggaaaatattttttcaagcatctcagattctgtgacctcatgtccacaaaattttaattgcgagattattctatacatcgccgaattgtaatcactgacttttttaaaatcttggaatctcagtgtgttccattcatcccgggcggtcggaagtataaattcccttatatgttcaaatctttcttttaatcccttccacaaagccatgggatttttttcagtcagatattcacatttcaatccatcgtcgagatgtcgacgcaaaaatatcatggctcttgccttttcttgtgacgtgcatatgccattttttttaatggtctcgcttagacccaatgactcaagatgcatttctatatctagagtccatggcatataattctttcccgtgatgtcgagcgcaataaattcgagctttgttaaatttgacatggtggtactaaaaaaattacgatgcattttattagttaataaatattgcaatacaaagtaacggataaacaacaagtacaagtatttgtaaaaataaagaaaacgcacgaggaggatatactccgataaatacaagactcgtgagtatgataaccaaaataattaaaaatatccttgagaaagccatcttcttttttcttcgaaaaatttgatgatgaataatttttagagaagaagagaaagttggagtgattgaatgtgtttgtgagatgatatttatagggcaaaaactagccgtttgttatcgtttatgaccgttggtgtacaaaaaataaatgtatgtatttgtataattttatggtaataatatgatgtatataatattagacatgtttaaataattatgtatatcatatcataatattataatgagtatcataatttattttgtttaaaaaccttataggcttttatacttgtcgtatcccttaccgggagtgtgggatgtcgtcttaacatcctcccaggatttataacaagtttatgaaaattttatttttattatttctaataataacattatattgtatattaaataaatacacaataaataaataacagtaaaataaatataattacttttgttacctttttcttctgtttggaacttggaaaagtatgtaggacttttagagcttcgtgctgataacgtgttgtgaaaaagtaaaaatttatggtaaaaagtaaaaatctcaaactctcaaaatttatcaaactacacactttataatatttttctctctactcaattgtgattttcttcacaaatgagagatctatttatagagtttcattacacataatccaaaaataaaatacatcattacctacatcatcacacacaaatttctaactttacaactcttattttcaacattcaaatattcaactattactttttccatattaaaatatattatttcaacagtGACATGATAAATGCAAATCCTATCAAATAAGTGCCCaaaatattaaatcatatatatatatatatatagcatttTATTAAGAGAAAATGAACCAATTATATATTTTCCTTTAATTACTACAATCGAAACCACGTACTCGAACGCAAATGACAAAAATTCCAGTCCTATAAATTAACAATAATTAATGAACTAAAAAAACATGAAAAAGGTTAAGGAATTCTAGGAGGCAGGTGGGTGCATGTTTGTTCCATGATAGAAATTATATTGAAGGAATTATGAACTGTTACATCTCCTAACATGATTGACATGAATGCATGGTTTCACACATATATGTAAAatgtaatataattttaatgatgATTTCCCTTGTTTTGAAGCCTGAGTTGCTGATAAAATTGCGCGATGAATTCCTCGGCTTTGGCATCGATCATCTCATCTCCGCACAGTGCATCAAACACCTCGTCGGGATCTTCTTCCTCCTCATTGTCACTAGAATCAACCAGATCCCGGAGGCTCGTAGCCGAAGCGTATTGGCTCATTGTCCCGTCGGAGGAAGATGCCGCAGGGGAATCCGGAGGGATAATTTCTTTCATATTATCGGCAGCGGATGGCCGTATGGGGGAAAATTCAGACGTGAAGGAAGGTGGAGGAGATGGGATGTTCTCCTGTGAGTGCAAGGGCCTCACCGAGTCCACTAGCTTCGTCCAATTCGTGTTCGATGCAGGCGTAGATTTGTCATAGGATATGGGATCTTTGGGCCGCTTGCGTATCATGAACAAAGCCGCTTTGAAAAGGTCAAACCCGccgcttttttttttcttcttcttctcctcCTTCGTAGGCGGTTTCACGGCAATGATAGAATCTGCGGGTAAATCCTCCTCCATGTTGTTGACGTCATTCGTCGGCAATGCACCCGACATCATTTGATCAATGGGTCAGATGAAATCGAGACCGGTTTAGTTTCTTAGCGATGTGGAAACCTCTGCCCGCAAATTGCAGGGCAGAGAAGGTGGAGAGAAGCTTTTGGAACAACGAGAATTTGAGGGGACTCTCAACTCCCATTGCCTTTATATATTCGAGGAATATGCCATTACATTGCCAGTGGCAGacatttgatatttttattgcaAATTCCAACCCATGTTTTTTTCtctcacatgcatgcaaatttgcgaccatatataatatattgtttCTTCAAATATGAGTATGTGTGTCTGCAGAGACGGATGTACACTAAGACTGTATTAGGCTGTAGCCCAACCCACttttttttagcgacggtttttcagaaaccgtcgctaatatttgcgacggttttactaCAACCGTCGCGGatcatcggcgacggttttaattctttaaaaacagtcgctattagcgactgttttttaaaaatcgtcgctaatagcgactgttGTTCCAAAATCCGTCGTACATCAATATCTTAGTCCAATCAAGTCCCGTCCATTTACAAAGATGAGACCAAATTCATCCCATATCCTCTGATCCGCCCCACctcaattctacaaaatttcTCTCCCAAGTCCCAAGCTCTTTAGCGACAGAATAAAATTACGGACTACCGAAGAAATCGAATTGCTCATCGGCAAGGCAACAATCCAGATAAGAATCggctatacattttttattttgttttttatagcatctctgtgcgtgatttgtggtttcttgattgtttgttgttgagttgttgattgactattacttgtttatttgtttaataattattttattcttgtttaggATTATAACTTGAACTATTTTAAAATGGAACATCAATCTGCTGCAAAGAAAGGAAAAACATTGATATCCTATTTCTTTAAGAAGAGAGATCACCAAGCTAGTGAAGATACTTTAATTCCTACGGTCCTTACAATGCAACATCAATCCAGTGAAAGTCTTCTTTTTCCCAATATCCAAATTCCTTCATGTTTCTCTCCTAGAGATGATCATCAGTCTCCGTCTACTTTTATTGAACGAGATCCGGGAAAAAGAAAACAGATATGTGAATATCATGTTAATGTACGAGATGAGATAAGACGTGCATATCTAAAATATGGGGCCTTATCAACCAGATATGTTGGAGTATCCATGTACAAAATTTGTAAGCCCGAATCGTCGTTTTCAGAAAAAATGGTTTCAGAAATTTTATTGGTTGGAGTATTCGCCTTCAACAAAGAAGACATATTGTttctattgttttcttttcctgAATGATGTTAATTTATCTAATATATCGGCATTGGTCAATGAAGGATTTGACAATTGGTCATCGTTCTTGCCAATTGTTTGACACTttatattgaacgagatttagctaaacatattgatgtaaattctattattgatgaattttatatttt
This Primulina eburnea isolate SZY01 chromosome 2, ASM2296580v1, whole genome shotgun sequence DNA region includes the following protein-coding sequences:
- the LOC140824217 gene encoding uncharacterized protein encodes the protein MSGALPTNDVNNMEEDLPADSIIAVKPPTKEEKKKKKKSGGFDLFKAALFMIRKRPKDPISYDKSTPASNTNWTKLVDSVRPLHSQENIPSPPPSFTSEFSPIRPSAADNMKEIIPPDSPAASSSDGTMSQYASATSLRDLVDSSDNEEEEDPDEVFDALCGDEMIDAKAEEFIAQFYQQLRLQNKGNHH